GGCGCCCCCCAGGTGGCCGTGAGCGGGAGCGTGCCGGCCCACAGGCCCAGTGCGGCGTCCGGGCCGTCCCCGTCGTCCGGGGCGCCGGTGCGGATCTTGACGGAGGCCACGTCGAGGGACAGCGCGAGGACGGTGGTCGCGGCCAGCTCCTTGCGGCTGGGGGCGCGCGCGTAGTCCCACTGTCCGGGGGTGGCGTGCTCCGTGAGGAGGCGCAGCGCCTCGGTCTTCTCATCGGGGTCGGTGACCTTCCGGGGGACGCCGTGGATCATCGCGCTGCGGTAGTTCACGCCGTGCTCGAACACGGACCGTGCGAGGACGAGTCCGTCGACGTGCGTCACGGTGACGCAGACGGGCGCGTCCCCCGCCAGGCTCCGGCTCGCCACGGAGCCGTGGACGTAGAGGTCGCGCTCGCCCCGCCCGTACACGGTCGGCACCACCATCGGGCGTCCGTCGACGATCACTCCGAGGTGGCAGACGAATCCCGCGTCCAGGATGGCGTCGAGGTCGGCGCGGTCGAGGCTGCCCTGTTCGCGCAGGCGGCGGTGCCGGGTGAGGTCGGTGTCGGGGAGCGGTCCGTAGGTCATAGGTGACAGAATAACGATATCCATCGAGCATTGACCACAGAGCAACTGAATCAGCAGTTCCAGGCATCAAAAACAACGGAATCCGCACCTCGCGTGCGACGGAGTGGTACCGGGGCCGTCCAAGAAGCCGTTTGCCCCGCACGGCCCCCGCTGCGAGAGTCGCCGCCATGCCCACCTTCGCCGCGTACGACGGGACAGAGCTGGCCTACGAGGTCCTCGGGGACGGACCACCCCTGGTGTGCCTCCCGGGCGGGCCGATGCAGGACTGCGCCTACCTCGGGGAGCTGGGCGGGCTGTCGGCGCACCGCGCCCTGGTCATGGCGGACCCGCGCGGCACCGGTGGCTCGGCGGTCCCCGAGGACCCCGGCACGTACCGCTGCGACCGGCTCGTCGACGACGTGGAGGCGCTGCGCGAGCACCTCGGTCGGGACCGGCTGGACCTGCTCGCGCACTCCGCGGGGACGAACCTGGCGATGCTGTACGCGGAGCGTCATCCGGACCGGGTCGAGCGGCTCGCGCTCATCACGCCGAGCCCGTACGCGGTCGGCATCGACATCACCGGGGAGGTCCGGCGGGAGACGGCGCTGCTGCGGGCCGCGGAGCCGTGGTTCCCGGAGGCCTTCGCCGCGCTGGAGCGGATCGTCGCCGGAGACGGGGACACTGCCGCCTTCCTGGCCATCGCCCCCTTCTGGTACGGCCGTTGGGACGAGAGCGCGCGGGCGCACCGGGCCGCGGAGGACGCCCACCGGAACCAGGAGGCCGCAGGCCGCTTCGGCGACGGCGCGTTCACGCCGGACGTCACCCGGGCGGCGCTCGGCCGCCTGGCCTGTCCGGTGCTCGTGCTCGCCGGTGAGGTGGACCTGAACTCCCCGCCTCCCGCGGTGGCCGCCCTCGCCGCCGTGTTCCCGCGTGCCGAGCTGGTCGTCCAGGCCGGGGCCGCACACTTTCCGTGGCTCGACGACGCGGAGCGGTTCACACGGACGATCGGCGCTTTCCTCGGAAGACCGGCCGGGTAGCCGCCCGGCGCGCGGAGGTGCGGAAGGCCGAGAGCCCCGCGACGCGGGTGGTCCCCTGCTGCCGCCGGCCGCGCGGTCCCCTCCGTCAGGCCGTCCGTTCCAGCTCCGTCTCGTCCACCCGGAACTCCAGCTCCCGCCCCGCCAGCAGCCGTTCCAGTTCGCCGAGAACGGTCGCGCCGAGCCGGGCGACCTCGTTGCCCTGGGAACCGGCCAGGTGAGGGGTGACGAAGGCGTTCGGGAGGCCGAGGAGCGGGGAGTCCGCCGGGAGCGGTTCCGGGTCCGTGACGTCGAGGACGGCGCTGATCCGACCGGACCGCAGTTCCCCGACGAGCGCGTCGTGGTCGACGAGGGAGCCGCGCGCGGTGTTCACGAGGACCGATCCGTCGGGCATCAGGGCGAGTTCGCGGCGGCCGACTAGGTGCCGCGTCTCGGGGGTCTGCGGGGCGTGCACGGTGACGACGTCGCTCCCGGCGAGCAGGGCCTCGAGCGGCAGCAACGGCACCCCGAGCGCCGCCGCCCCGGCTTCGGTGACGTAGGGGTCGGCGAGGCTGACCTCCAGGTCGAAGGGCCGGAGCAGCTCGATGAGGCGTCGGCCGATGCGGGAGGCGCCGACGACGCCGACGCGGCGGCCGAAGTTGCCGACGCCGGGCAGGATATCGCCGTAGGGGAAGGCCCGTTCGTCGCGGAGGCGGTCGCGGTACGCGAAGACGTTCTTGCCGGCGAGCAGGATCATGGCGAGCGTGTACTCGGCGACGGGCAGCGCGTTCGCGGCGGCCGCCGACGACACGACGATCCCACGGTCCCACACCGCCTGGGTGGTGAACCCCTTCACGGAGCCCGCGGCGTGCAGCACGGCCCGCAGCCGCGGCGCCGCCTCCAGCGCGCCGGCGTCGAGGACGGGAGCGCCCCAGCCGGTGATCAGGACCTCGGTGGTGGCGAGACGCTCCCGCACCCGGGGGTCGGTGAAGTCCCCCGCCACCAGGGCGGGATCGATCTCCACCAGCTCGCGCAGCCGGACGAGCAGGTCCGGCGGAAAGACGCGCGGCACGTTCTCGGCCGTCATGGCGAACATCGCCACGGGACGCTTCGGCACGGAGGGGCCTTCCGGTTCGGGAGACGCCCGGCGGCGTCCGGCGGCGGTGCGGGGCCTCGCCGCGAGCGCGGGATCGCGGCGGGTGCCGACGGCCCCGTGACAGCGGCAGCAACCGCTCTCTACGGTAGATCGCAGCGCGTGAGAGGGTCAACGAAGAGGTCTGCCACCTGGGCGGACCGGCGCGGTACGTTCGCCGGGTGGTCATCGCACGGGCGGCGGACATCCGAGGAGGAACAGCAGGATGACTGGGACGCTGACCAACTGGGCCGGCAACATCACGTACGCGGCCGAGGAGCTGCACCGGCCCGCCTCGCTCGCCGCGCTGCGCGCGCTGGTCGCGCGAAGCACCCGGGTGCGGGTGCTGGGCAGCGGCCACTCGTTCAACCGGATCGCCGAACCGGGACCCGACGGCGTCCTGCTGTCGCTGGCCGCGCTGCCGCCCGCGATCGACGTCGACACGGCGGCCCGTACGGTCCGGGTGTCGGGCGGCGTGCGCTACGCGGAACTCGCCCGCGCCGTGCACGCGAAGGGGTTCGCGCTGCACAACATGGCCTCGCTGCCGCACATCTCGGTGGCCGGTTCGGTCGCCACCGGCACGCACGGTTCCGGGGTCGCGAACGGGTCGCTGGCCTCGGCGGTCCGTGAGATCGAGCTGGTCACCGCGGACGGTTCCCCGCTGACCGTCGGCCGCGGCGACGACCGCTTCGACGGCGCCGTGACGGCTCTGGGCGCCCTCGGCGTGGTCACCGCTCTCACGCTCGACGTCGAGCCGGACTTCGAGGTGAGCCAGCACGTCTTCACCGAACTCCCGCTGGAGGGACTGGACTTCGAGACGGTCGCGGCCTCCGCGTACAGCGTGAGCCTGTTCACCGACTGGGAGCGGCCCGGTTTCCGCCAGGTGTGGCTGAAGCGGCGCACCGACCGGCCCCTGCCGGACTTCCCCTGGGCGGAGCCCGCGACCGAGGCCATGCACCCGGTGCCGGGGATGCCCGCCCGCAACTGCACCCGGCAGTTCGGCGTGCCCGGTCCCTGGCACGAGCGACTCCCGCACTTCCGGGCGGAGTTCACGCCGAGCAGCGGCTCCGAGCTGCAGTCCGAGTATCTGCTGGCGCGCTCGGACGCCCTCGCCGCGCTGCACGCCCTGGACGCGATCCGCGGGACGATCGCGCCGCTGCTGCAGATCTGCGAGGTGCGGACCGTCGCCGCCGACCGGCAGTGGCTGAGCCCGGCGTACGGACGGGACACCGTGGCGCTGCACTTCACCTGGGTCGACGACACGGAGGCCGTGCTGCCCGTGGTGCGGAGCGTCGAGCGGGCGCTGGAGCCGTTCGCGCCGCGACCGCACTGGGGCAAGGTCTTCGCCGTACCGCCGGAGATCCTGCGGGAACGCTACGCGCGCATGACCGACTTCCGGACGCTGGTCGACGGCCTCGACCCGGCCGGCACCTTCACCAACGCCTTCGTGGCGGACCTCCTCCCTCCCCGCTCCTGACAGACCGGGCGCGGGCCCCGGGAGAACCGCACCGACCGGAACCACGACGCACGGGCTGATCCACGGGCTGATCTAGGAGACGCATGTCCTTCCGCACCTCCCCCTCGCACCCGACCGCCGCACCCTCCGACACCGGCTACGTCGAGGACGTGTCCCCCGGCCACGGCGCGCTGCCGCCGCGCGCCCATTACGCGGCCTCGGACGCCGCGAGCCTTTCCCTGAACGGGCGTTGGCACTTCCGGCTGTCCCCCACCGCCGACGCGCGCGACGACTCCTTCGCCGCCGAGCGGTACGCGCCGCACGAGGACCAGGACGCCGAGAGCTGGGCCGAGGTCCAGGTCCCCGGCCACTGGGTGCTGCAGGGGCACGGCGCGCCGATCTACACCAACCACCTCTACCCGTTCCCGGTCGACCCGCCGCACGTGCCGACCGAGAACCCGACCGGCGACCATCTGCGCTTCTTCGACCTGCCGGCGGACTGGCCCGCCGACGGCGGTACGGTGCTGCGCTTCGACGGGGTCGAGTCCTGCGCCCGGGTCTGGCTGAACGGCACGGATCTCGGCGAGTTCAAGGGATCCCGGCTGCCGCACGAGTTCGCCGTGGGCCATCTGCTGAGGCCGGGACGCAACGCGCTCGCCGTCCGGGTGCACCAGTGGTCGGCGGGCTCGTACCTGGAGGACCAGGACCAGTGGTGGCTGCCCGGCATCTTCCGTGACGTGACCCTGCTGCACCGCCCCGCGGGCGGCGTGCTCGACTTCTTCGTGCACGCCGGGTACGACCACCGCGCGGGCCTCGGAACGCTGCGCGTCGACTCCGACGTCGACGGACGGGTCCTCGTGCCGGCCCTCGGCGTCGACGTCGCGACCGGCGTGGAGGTCACGGTGCCGGTGGCGCCGTGGACGGCCGAGACGCCCCGGCTGTACGACGGCGAACTGGTCACGGAGGGCGAGCGCGTACCCCTGCGGATCGGCTTCCGCACCGTCGCTCTGCGGGACGGCCAGATCACGGTCAACGGCCGCGCGGTGCTGTTCAAGGGCGTCAACCGGCACGAGTGGCACCCGGAGAGGGGCCGGGCCCTCGACGTGGAGACGATGCTCGCCGACGTGCTGCTGATGAAGCGGCACAACATCAACGCCGTCCGTACCTCGCACTATCCGCCGCATCCCGCCTTCCTCGACCTGTGCGACACCTACGGCCTGTGGGTCGTCGACGAGTGCGACCTGGAGACCCACGGCTTCACCGAGGAGGGCTGGCGCGGCAACCCCGTCGACGACGACCGCTGGACGCCCGCCCTTCTCGACCGGGCGGCCCGGATGGTCGAGCGCGACAAGAACCATCCGTCCGTCGTGATGTGGTCGCTCGGCAACGAAGCGGGCACCGGACGGGGACTGACGGCGATGGCCGACTGGATCCGGGACCGCGACGGCTCACGCCTCATCCACTACGAGGGTGACGCCACCTGCCGGGACACGGACGTCTATTCGCGCATGTACGCCGACCACGCCGAGGTCGAGCGCATCGGCCGCCACGAGGACGAGGGCGACGCGAAGCGACGCGGGCTCCCCTTCATCCTCTGCGAGTACGGCCACGCCATGGGCAACGGGCCCGGCGGTCTCGCCGACTACCAGCGTCTGTTCACCGCGTACGACCGGGTCCAGGGCGGCTTCGTCTGGGAGTGGATCGACCACGGCATCGCGGACGAGCGCCACGGGTTCGCGTACGGCGGTGACTTCGGCGAGGAGCTGCACGACGGGAACTTCGTCTGCGACGGGTTGCTCTTCCCGGACCGGACACCCTCCCCCGGGCTCGTCGAGTACAAGAAGGTGATCGAACCCGTCCGCATCGACACCGGCGGGACGTCCGGCCTCCCCGGACCGGACCGACTCCGGGACGGGGAAGGGGTGTTGGACCGGCCTCTGGACGCCGCCCGCGCCGACGGCGTCGTGCGCGTCACCAACGGCTACGACTTCGCCGACCTCGCCGCGCTCGCCTTCTCCTGGTCCTACCAGGTGGACGGCGAGACCGTCGCGACGGGCGCCCTCCAGGTGCCCGCGCTGGCCCCCGGCGAGTCGGCGGACGTGAAACTCCCCGCGCCGCCCGTGGACCCGGGGGGCGCCGAGGCGCACTGGACCGTACGGGCGGTCCTCGCCGAGGACACGGCGTGGGCGCCCCGCGGCCATGAGATCGCCTGGGCCCAACTCCCCTCCGCCGAAGCCGTGTCCGCGCCCCTCGGGCGGTTCGTCGCCCCGGTGGCCGGTGACGGCGTGATCACCCTGGGGCCGGGCACCTTCGACGCCCGCACCGGGGAGCCGCTCACGATCGGCGGTGTCGGGGTCACGGGGCTGCGGCTGGACGTGTGGCGGGCCCCGACCGACAACGACAACGGCGCGCACTGGCAGCCCGACGCCCGCTTCGGTCCGCTCTGGCGCACGCTGGGCCTGCACCGGATGCGGCACCGCCTGGACGCGGTGGAGCCGGGCGAGGACGCGTTGACCGTACGGACCAGGGTGGCGCCCGCCGCCCGCGCGGTCGGCCTGCGCACGGTGTACCGGTGGACGTCCGACGGCACGCGGCTGCGGCTGACCGTGTCCGTGGCACCCGAGGGCGACTGGAAGCTGCCGTTGCCCCGGCTCGGCGTCCGGCTCGGGCTCTCCGGCCCGGCGGATCGCGTGACCTGGTTCGGCGGCGGCCCGGGCGAGGGCTATCCCGACACCGGGACGGCCTCCATGAGCGGCCGGTGGGAGTCGACCGTGGACGCCCTGCAGACGCCATACGTGCGCCCGCAGGAGAACGGCGCCCGGCCCGACGTCCGCTGGGCGGAGATCGGCGGCCTGCGTGTCGAGGGCGATCCGCGGTTCTGGTTCACGGCGCGGCGCTGGACGACCGAGCAACTGGACGCGGCGGACCACCTGTCGGATCTCCGGGCCGGCGACACGGTCTGGGTCAACCTCGACCACGGCCAGCAGGGCATCGGCTCCCAGTCGTGCGGTCCCGGCGTGCTTCCGCCGTACCGGCTGGACGCGGAACCGGCGGAGTTCTCGTTCGTCTTCTCGGGCGTCCGCTAGCGCCCGGACCGGCGCGACCGGGCCGGGCGGGTCCTCCCCCGTCCGGCCCGGTCGCGTCCGCCGGGCCGGAATTCCGTGGAGTCCGCGCCCGGCCGCGCCTACGATCTGCCGGTGGGCCGGCCGGAGCAGGCCGGTGTGCCACACCGGGGCGCCGGAGACCGGTTCGCGGACGACGAAGGACGAGGACGATGAACGACCCCGAGCACCGATCGCGCGCGTACCACCACGAGGTGCGCGGCAGCGGCCCCGTCCTGCTGGTCGTACCGGGAGGGGCCGGCCACCCCATGGGCCTGGAGGGCCTCACGGACCGGCTCAGCGAGCGGTTCACCGTGGTGACGTTCGACCCGCTCGGCCTGGCGCACACACCCCTGGACGGCCCGGTCGGCGACCAGCGCGTCGAGGACTGGAGCGACGACGCCCACCGGCTCCTCGGCTCCGTCCTCCCGGACGGCGAGTCGGCGTACGTCTTCGGCAGCAGCTCGGGCGCCGTCGTCGCCCTCGACCTGCTGGCCCGGCACCCCGAACGGCTGAGCCGGGTGGTGGCCCACGAACCGCCGAGCGTCACTGTGCTGCCGGACGCGGATGCCCAGATCGCGATGGTCGAGGAAGTGGACCGGCTCTGCCGCACGGAGGGCCCCTCGGTGGCGACGGCCCGGCTGGCCGCGGGCCTGGAGGGCCGGGCCTGGGAAGGCGCGACGAGCGGCCGGAAGGACGCCAGCGCGGAGCCCGCGGAGACGCCGGACGGAGCCCTGCCCGGCGCGCGGGCGGCCGGGTCCGCGGAGATCCCCGCGGACACGCCGATGACTGTCTTCCTGGCCCACGTCCTGCGCCCGTTCGCCACGCGCGCGCCGGACGTGGACGGGCTCAAAGAGCTGTCCGACCGGTTCGTCCTCGGTGCGGGCCGCACCTCCGGGCGTCAGCTCCCGCGCCGTACGGCCGAGTCGCTCGCCGCGGCCACGGGGGCCACGCTGCTCGACTTCCCCGGCGGCCACCTCGGCTGTCTGGAACACCCGGTGGAGTTCGCGGACCTCCTGACGGAGGCGCTGGTGGGCCGGACGGCACGCCGAGACGCGCAGGCGTGATCGACCGCCTGGCCCGAACCGCCCCTCGATCAGACGGATTTCCGGCTCAGAGGTCGAGCCGCGGCGCGCTGAGGGCCTGCACGTCCGCGTAGGTCGGGGTGGCGCCCTGCGGGGTCCGGCCGGCGCGGATGTCCAGGACCGTGTCGAGGGCGGCGCCCAGGGAGCGGCGGTACAGCAGGGAGCCGAGGCTGACCCGTCGGACACCGAGGTCGCCGAGCCGGGCGACGGTCGGGCCGAGCGGCGCGTACAGGATGTTGAGCGGCGCGTCGAACGTCTTCACCAGGTCGGCGATGCGGTCCGGGTCGCTGAGGCCGGGCACGAACACGCCGTCGGCGCCCGCCTGGAGGTAGGCGTCGAGGCGGCGGCACGTCTCGGCGTGGCTTCCGTCGCCGAGCCAGTAGGTGTCCGTCCGCGCGTTCACGAACAGGTGGGGCACCGCGGCCTTGACCGCCGCGATCTTCGCGGCGTGCAGGGCGGTGGATCCGAGGCCGTCCTCGATGTTGAGGCCGACCGCTCCGGCGTCGGCCAGTTCACGTGCCGACGCGGCCACCTCGTCGGGGTCCCGGCCGAAGCCGTCCTCCGCGTCCACCGACAGCAGGAATCCGCCCCCGGCGAGCTGCCGGGCGAGCCGGACGGTGAGGTCGCGGGTGGCGGCCGCGCCGTCCGGCAGCCCGGCGGCGGCGGCGACCCCGAGACTCGTGGTCCCCACGGCCTCGAACCCCTGACCGGCCAGCGCGAGCGCGGAGGCGTGGTCCCAGGCGTTGGGCAGCAGCAGGGGGACGTCGGCATGGTGCAACGCGGCGAACGCGGCGGCGGCGCCGACCGGGTCCTCGCTCGGGGCAGCGGTCATACGGGGACGATAGCGCCGCGACGGTTCGGCACCGGCCGAACGGTCGGGCGCGCCCGTGCGGCCCTAGAGAAGCCCCAGATCCCCCAGCTCCTTGTGGAGGTCCGCGCGGGGGCTGTCCGAGGTGGTGGGCTGCGCCGTGCGGGGGGACGGTGTGCCCGGTGGGTGGGGTCGGGGGGCGGGGTGTTCCGGGGGTGGCGGTCGCGGAAGAGCCAGGCGCCGAGGAGGCCGCCGGCCAGGCCTCCGAGGTGTCCGAGCCAGCTCACGCCCGGGGTTCCCGGGACGGTGACGGTGAGCATGTAGGCGAAGGAGGCGGCCATGACGACGCCGATGAGCGTGTCGATCAGGTGGCGGTCGAAGAGGCCGCGGACCACGACGTAGCCGAAGTACCCGAAGATCAGGCCGCTCGCGCCCACCGTGTCCACGCCGCCGCTCTCGAAGAGCCACACCGTGAGGCCGCTCGTCACGGCGACGAGGAGGCTCAGTCCGAGGAAGCGGACCACTCCGCGGTACGCCGCGAGGAAGCCGAAGACGAACAGCGGGCCGGAGTTGCTCTCGATGTGGGCCCAACTCCAGTGCAGGAAGGGTGCGCTGAGGATGTCGGGCAGGGTGCCCAGGTCTCCGGAGACGACTCCGTGGTCACGCGAGAGGGCGTAGTGGTCGGCGGAGTTGGCCAGTTGCACCAGCCACACGATCGCGAGGAAGGCGAACATCACGAAGAACGCCTTCCGCGCCTCCGCGATCATCCGCTCGGGGTCGGCCGCTCCCCGGCCCGCCCGCGTGGTCCTGTCCGGTCCGCCCATGGCCCGTTCCCCTCCCCCGGCGGATCCGCGTCCGCGTCGGCACTGGCCTCTCCACTCTGGGGAGTTCGGACGAACACGCTCGGGGAGGGGCCGCGGGAGGGCTCCCGCGGCCCTGTCTCCGGGCCGTCCTGCGACGGGGTGTCCGGGTCCGCGGAGGCGGTGAACCGGAAGGTCGCCTCGTCGCCGGGTGCCCAGGTCACCGTGAGGTCGTGCGCGCCGGGTCCCGCGTCCTCCGCCGGCGTCACCCGCACCGAGACCAGGTCGGTGAGCGGGCGCGGGTCCGGGTCCGCGGTGAGACGGACGAGGGTGACGAAGAGGGAGGCGTCGGTTCCGGTGGTCCCCTCCGCGGCCTCCGGCAGCCCGTCCAGGGACGTGCCCGCCCCCGACAGGCCGTGTGCCGCGTGGAGTTCGGAGCGGGCACCGTCCCGCGCCGCCCAGCCCGTGACCCGTACCGGGGCCCCCGGGGCCGCGCCCGACACCAGGTGGCCCCGCACTTCGACGGCGCCCCGCGCGACGACGAGTCCGGCCACGGCGACGCCCTCCGCGACGGTGTGCCGGGACGCCGCCCAGCCCTCGCCGACACCGAGCGGCACGATCCCCGTACGGCTCGCGTCGCCACCGACGATCACGCTGTTGTCGTACGAGGGTGAGGGCTCCGTGACGGTCGAGTAGGCGAGCCGCGTGTAGTACGGGTCGTAGCGGGCGTCCTCGCTGCCGTGGTTGTGGAGGCGGACCAGGCCGTCCGAACGCGTCGACTGGATCAGCCAGTTGGCCGGCCGCACCGGGGTGATCGCGTCGGCGCGCTCCACCGGGCCCGGCTCCTCGCGGGCCGTCCACACCTCGTGGTCGGGGGGCAGCAGCAGGCAGACGAACGCCTTGCTGGCCCAGTACGGCGAGGCGGGGCCCGAGTACTCCTGCAGGAACGCCTCGTCGGGGCCGCGCCAGCCGCGGGTGAGCAGGCCGTCGGCGTCGACGGCTCCCCGGTCGAGGAAGTAGCGCAGGGCTCCGGAGGCGAGGCGCCGGGTCTCGCCCGGCGCCAACGGCGTGCGGCCGGTGAGCGCGCCGAGCCACAGCGGGGCGGTGGCCGCGAAGCGGTAGGTCAGGGAGCGGCCCTGCAGCATCGGCGCCCCGTCGCCGCCGAACAGGCGCGCGTAGTCGGCGAGATGGGCCTCCAGACGGCCCGCGTACAGGTCGAGGAGGCGGGTGTCGTCGCCGAGCCAGGCGTGCAGCACCGGGTAGAGGTGCATCGCCCAGCCGTTGTAGTAGTCGAACTTGCGGCCGTGACCGTCGGTGTACCAGCCGTCACCGAGGTACCACTGCTCGATGCGCTCCAGGCCCCGGTCGATCACCGCGCGGGAGAGGTCCGGCTCGTAGCCGACGTCCGCGAGGAATCCGCCGACCGTCACCGGGAACAACTCCCAGTTGTTGGGCCAGGGTTCGGCCTTCAGCGCGTCGCCCAGCCAGGCCGCGGCGCGCTGACGCACGCTGTCGTCCAGGCGGTCCCACAGCTGAGAGCGGGTCAGCCGGAGCGCGAGCGCGATGGACGCCGCCTCCACGAGCGGCTGGCTGCGGCTCTCGACCCGGGGCCAGACTCCCGCCGTTCCGGCGGCGAGCCCGTCCGCGTACCGCTCCAGGACCTTCTCGTCCCGGCGGAAGCCGGCCAGCAGCAGTGTGCGGGCGTAGCCCTCCAGGCCGTCGGAGAGCCTCCCGGAGGCGCTCGGACGGTTTCCGGGGAGGTGGTAGAGGGCGCCCCCGTCGGTCGCGTACGGCGCCACGGCGGCGAGCAGGGAGTCGGCGGTCGCCTCCCAGTGGGCGCGCGTACGGCCGGTGTACGGGCTCAGGCTGCGGTCCTCGGCGGGCTCGGCGGGCATCAGGTGAGCTTCCTGTCTCAGGGGGCGTGCGGGAAGGCGTGGCGGTGCGGCAGGGCCGCACCGCCTGGCGGCAGGACGCTACCCCTTTCGGGCAAGCGCTTTCTAGACCCCGGGGCGCCGGGGTGCCACGCCCCGGTCAGCGCTCGGGTCCGAGCCCGCCTCTCGCTGTCCGCGGCCCGCTGCCCGCCGCCCGGGCACCTGGCCCGGGGCCCCGGACCGCGACGACTACGCGGCCGGCCGCTCCACCCGGCGGGCCGTGATCAGCTCGTGCAGGTAGCGCTTGGTGACCCTGCCGCCGTGGCGGTTGTCGATCAGGCCGGCGAGGCAGGCGAGGAGGCCGTCGCGGGCCGGCGGGGGCAGCGCCCGGTGTCCGGAGTAGGTGCGCAGGA
The window above is part of the Streptomyces sp. NBC_01428 genome. Proteins encoded here:
- a CDS encoding DUF2264 domain-containing protein, with the protein product MPAEPAEDRSLSPYTGRTRAHWEATADSLLAAVAPYATDGGALYHLPGNRPSASGRLSDGLEGYARTLLLAGFRRDEKVLERYADGLAAGTAGVWPRVESRSQPLVEAASIALALRLTRSQLWDRLDDSVRQRAAAWLGDALKAEPWPNNWELFPVTVGGFLADVGYEPDLSRAVIDRGLERIEQWYLGDGWYTDGHGRKFDYYNGWAMHLYPVLHAWLGDDTRLLDLYAGRLEAHLADYARLFGGDGAPMLQGRSLTYRFAATAPLWLGALTGRTPLAPGETRRLASGALRYFLDRGAVDADGLLTRGWRGPDEAFLQEYSGPASPYWASKAFVCLLLPPDHEVWTAREEPGPVERADAITPVRPANWLIQSTRSDGLVRLHNHGSEDARYDPYYTRLAYSTVTEPSPSYDNSVIVGGDASRTGIVPLGVGEGWAASRHTVAEGVAVAGLVVARGAVEVRGHLVSGAAPGAPVRVTGWAARDGARSELHAAHGLSGAGTSLDGLPEAAEGTTGTDASLFVTLVRLTADPDPRPLTDLVSVRVTPAEDAGPGAHDLTVTWAPGDEATFRFTASADPDTPSQDGPETGPREPSRGPSPSVFVRTPQSGEASADADADPPGEGNGPWADRTGPRGRAGERPTPSG